The nucleotide window TTACTATAGAAAACAAATGTCCTTGGCTCCATAAACTATTTTTTAAAGATCTTTTTGGAAAAGAAAATACACTGGGCTCTAAGTCGTCCTTAGAAAGACACATGGTAATAATTGGTTTAAAATAATAATACAAACTAATAATAGAACCTATAATTGCCCAAATACTTAGCCAAAACAGCCCTTCCTTTAATGCCGACAGTAGCACTAAAAATTTAGCAAAAAAACCAAAGGTGGGCGGAATTCCTGCTAAACCCAAAAGCACCACGATAAGGCTAATCGCCAAGACAGGGGCTGTATAAAGTAAAGATTTTAAATCAGAAACCAAAAGGCTAATGTCTTTGTCTTCTTTTTCTGTGGAGTCTGTATTAGCTAAAGCCTTTTCTTGTTTGTATTGTTCTAAGTAACTAATAATCCCAAAGGCTGCCACAGTTAAAATAGTGTAAGACAATAAATAGTAAAGACTAGACACCAAAGCATAAGAAGATTCTTCTTTCATGGCCACCGTTATTGCAATAAGCAAGTAACCCGAATGGGCAATGCTAGAGTAAGCAATAATCCGTTTTAGTTTTACTTGCTTTAACGCCGCCACACTTCCCACTAAAATACTTAAGGCAGATAGCCATTGTAAAATATTTAATAAAGTGGCGCCTTTTAAGCCAAGGGCAATATCTAGATACGCAAATTTTAATAAAACAATAAATACCACTAACTTAATAGCAGAGGCCATAAAGCTAACTACCGCACTTTCTGCACCTTCATACACATCTGGCAACCATGAATGAAATGGAACTATTGCTACTTTAAAAAAAAGGCCAGACAATACTAGCAAAACTCCTAAAGAAAATAACCTGCTCATCGAAAAAATATTATAAGAAATATTTAATAGCTCGCTAAAGTATAAACTTCCCACCGAGCCATAAATAAAGCTTAATCCGTACAGCAAAATTACAGAAAAAAAACTTC belongs to Pseudobdellovibrionaceae bacterium and includes:
- a CDS encoding NADH-quinone oxidoreductase subunit N, with the translated sequence MSHLFNLQQVFILLPLLFLFITSLVPISAKVAGTKLSHNFITIEVMLGILLAIVSIFTFPSSQSLIFFNALKLDAIVEHVAALILISLFFSVLFLKNNTTFTSRQFEEKLFLLLNAAIGLILMLWANDLLIMFIGLEYASLSLYILILLSRSSFFSREAAIKYFLLGSFFSVILLYGLSFIYGSVGSLYFSELLNISYNIFSMSRLFSLGVLLVLSGLFFKVAIVPFHSWLPDVYEGAESAVVSFMASAIKLVVFIVLLKFAYLDIALGLKGATLLNILQWLSALSILVGSVAALKQVKLKRIIAYSSIAHSGYLLIAITVAMKEESSYALVSSLYYLLSYTILTVAAFGIISYLEQYKQEKALANTDSTEKEDKDISLLVSDLKSLLYTAPVLAISLIVVLLGLAGIPPTFGFFAKFLVLLSALKEGLFWLSIWAIIGSIISLYYYFKPIITMCLSKDDLEPSVFSFPKRSLKNSLWSQGHLFSIVILAFLSLVLGFFSQTIISFLFQILKTFIEYKV